One genomic region from Streptomyces sp. Li-HN-5-11 encodes:
- a CDS encoding NAD-dependent epimerase/dehydratase family protein, which yields MRVLLIGAGGYLGRFVADRLLADPAVQLTALGRGDDADVRFDLATGSPGALTRFLDAVHPGVVVNCAGATRGGARELTRHNTVAVATVCEALRRSGCGARLVQIGCSAEYGPSQPGSSTAEDAVPRPGGPYGVSKLAATELVLGSGLDAVVLRVFSPAGPGTPAGSPLGRLAEAMRRAMQSGDGELKLGGLGAQRDFVDVRDVARAVHAASLSAAQGVINIGSGRAVRLRDAAAVLARVAGYGGTLHELDGPPGGHLRTAIGHPRTDPDHPAPLAYPYPDGCGSWQQADVRTARDRLGWRPRINLEESLADIWMEAACRI from the coding sequence ATGAGGGTTCTGCTGATCGGAGCAGGCGGATACCTCGGCCGCTTCGTCGCCGACCGCCTGCTCGCCGACCCGGCCGTCCAGCTCACCGCGCTCGGCCGTGGCGACGACGCCGACGTCCGCTTCGACCTCGCGACGGGCAGCCCCGGCGCGCTCACCCGCTTCCTGGACGCGGTCCACCCCGGCGTCGTCGTCAACTGCGCGGGCGCCACCCGGGGCGGCGCCCGCGAGCTCACCCGGCACAACACCGTCGCCGTCGCCACCGTGTGCGAGGCACTGCGCCGCAGCGGCTGCGGCGCCCGCCTGGTGCAGATCGGATGCAGCGCCGAGTACGGGCCCAGCCAGCCCGGATCCTCCACGGCCGAGGACGCCGTGCCGCGCCCCGGCGGCCCGTACGGCGTCAGCAAGCTCGCCGCCACCGAGCTCGTCCTCGGCTCAGGCCTGGACGCCGTCGTGCTCCGCGTCTTCTCGCCCGCCGGGCCCGGCACCCCGGCCGGCTCCCCGCTCGGACGCCTCGCCGAGGCCATGCGCCGCGCCATGCAGTCCGGCGACGGCGAGCTCAAGCTCGGCGGCCTGGGCGCCCAGCGCGACTTCGTCGACGTCCGGGACGTCGCCCGCGCCGTGCACGCCGCCTCGCTGTCGGCCGCCCAGGGCGTCATCAACATCGGCTCGGGCCGCGCCGTACGGCTGCGCGACGCCGCCGCGGTCCTCGCGCGCGTGGCCGGATACGGCGGCACCCTGCACGAACTCGACGGACCGCCCGGCGGCCACCTCAGGACCGCCATCGGGCACCCCCGCACCGACCCGGACCACCCGGCCCCGCTCGCGTACCCGTACCCGGACGGCTGCGGCAGCTGGCAGCAGGCCGACGTGCGCACCGCACGCGACCGGCTCGGCTGGCGGCCCCGCATCAACCTCGAAGAGTCCCTCGCCGACATCTGGATGGAGGCGGCATGCCGTATCTGA
- a CDS encoding MGMT family protein, translated as MSEVSLPDDGRPERPGALPGPPDALPEYAERVLDVAELIPPGRVMTYGDVAEWLAEGGPRQVGRVMALYGGAVPWWRVVRADGVLLPGHELRALAHYRTEGTPLKEAGRAAEGHLPRLDMRRARWDGGERAQGHT; from the coding sequence ATGAGCGAAGTGAGCCTTCCGGACGACGGCCGGCCGGAGCGTCCCGGCGCGCTGCCCGGACCCCCCGACGCGCTGCCCGAGTACGCCGAGCGGGTCCTCGATGTCGCCGAACTGATCCCGCCCGGGCGGGTCATGACGTACGGGGACGTCGCCGAGTGGCTGGCGGAGGGAGGCCCCCGCCAGGTCGGCAGGGTGATGGCCCTCTACGGCGGAGCGGTCCCGTGGTGGCGGGTGGTGCGCGCCGATGGGGTGCTGCTCCCGGGCCACGAGCTGCGCGCGCTCGCCCACTACCGGACGGAGGGCACGCCCCTGAAGGAGGCGGGCAGGGCGGCCGAGGGCCACCTGCCCCGCCTCGACATGAGGCGGGCCCGGTGGGACGGCGGCGAACGTGCGCAGGGTCACACCTGA
- a CDS encoding DUF3492 domain-containing protein codes for MRIGLVTEGGYPYVIGDAGPWCERLVRGLGMHEFDVYALSRSRQQEDAGWVPLPPQVSRVRTAPLWTSGDGRVLGRRARRRFAECYGELTAALTAASGGDPGEPAGQGESAGRRHPVGQGAPVGGCGPDDEADRFGSALYGLAELARDTGGLVGALRSETALRALEHACRAPGAPCAAHEARVPDLLAVAAHLERALRPLALDWYEDDGLGAADLCHATAGGTTALPALLARHFCGVPLLVTEYGVHLRAHYLASSAAATAPAVRALLAAFHGRLAAETYRRAAVVTHGNAHARRWQERCGAARPKLRTVHPGIDAAPFAEVGESAEAGDPGTLVWVGDVEPAKDLVSLLHAFTHVRAAEPKARLRIVGAATGPDGAAYLGHCKALAAQLFPDEAEGPHTVGDNPVSFEEVGGPETPTLADAYASGAVVVLSSVVEGLPLSLVEAMLCGRATVSTDVGAVVEVVGGTGLVVPPRNPRALAEACVSLLRDPERRARLGAAARARALELFPVEQNIAAFHGIYLEIVSHCPVRRVVLGRTGEPLPFASPAEARVPGRWTGPTARAVARPGPGRTPTGTPARIQAPMTTIREAAR; via the coding sequence GTGCGCATCGGACTGGTGACGGAGGGTGGCTACCCGTATGTGATCGGTGACGCCGGGCCCTGGTGCGAACGGCTCGTGCGCGGGCTCGGGATGCACGAGTTCGACGTCTACGCGCTCAGCCGGAGCCGGCAGCAGGAGGACGCGGGCTGGGTGCCGCTGCCGCCGCAGGTCAGCCGCGTTCGTACCGCACCCCTGTGGACGTCCGGCGACGGGCGCGTCCTCGGGCGTCGCGCGCGCCGGCGCTTCGCCGAGTGCTACGGGGAGTTGACGGCGGCCCTGACCGCGGCGAGCGGCGGTGATCCCGGCGAGCCTGCCGGCCAGGGCGAATCCGCCGGCCGGAGACATCCCGTCGGCCAGGGTGCCCCGGTCGGCGGGTGCGGCCCGGACGATGAGGCGGACCGTTTCGGCAGTGCCCTGTACGGGCTCGCCGAACTCGCGCGGGACACAGGTGGCCTGGTGGGCGCACTCCGCTCGGAAACCGCCCTGCGTGCGCTGGAGCACGCCTGTCGTGCGCCCGGCGCCCCATGCGCGGCGCACGAGGCGCGTGTGCCGGATCTCCTCGCGGTCGCCGCACACCTCGAACGCGCTCTGCGCCCCCTCGCGCTCGACTGGTACGAGGACGACGGACTCGGCGCGGCCGACCTCTGCCACGCGACGGCCGGCGGCACAACGGCCCTGCCGGCCCTGCTCGCCCGCCACTTCTGCGGCGTGCCCCTGCTGGTCACCGAGTACGGCGTACATCTGCGCGCGCACTACCTGGCCTCCTCCGCCGCCGCGACCGCGCCTGCCGTACGGGCCCTGCTCGCCGCCTTCCACGGCAGGCTCGCCGCCGAGACCTACCGGCGGGCCGCCGTCGTCACCCACGGCAACGCGCACGCCCGCCGCTGGCAGGAGCGCTGCGGCGCCGCCCGCCCGAAGCTGCGCACCGTCCACCCCGGCATCGACGCCGCACCCTTCGCCGAGGTCGGCGAGTCGGCCGAGGCCGGCGACCCGGGCACGCTGGTGTGGGTCGGAGACGTCGAACCCGCCAAGGACCTCGTGTCCCTGCTGCACGCCTTCACGCACGTGCGCGCGGCGGAGCCCAAGGCGCGGCTGCGGATCGTGGGCGCCGCGACGGGCCCCGACGGGGCGGCGTACCTCGGCCACTGCAAGGCCCTGGCCGCCCAGCTCTTCCCCGACGAGGCCGAGGGCCCGCACACCGTGGGCGACAACCCGGTGTCCTTCGAGGAGGTCGGCGGCCCGGAGACCCCGACCCTGGCGGACGCGTACGCCTCGGGCGCCGTCGTCGTGCTGTCCAGCGTCGTCGAGGGGCTGCCCCTCAGCCTCGTGGAGGCCATGCTCTGCGGTCGGGCGACGGTCTCCACGGACGTCGGCGCGGTCGTGGAGGTCGTCGGCGGCACGGGGCTCGTCGTGCCCCCGCGCAATCCGCGGGCGCTCGCCGAGGCGTGCGTATCACTGCTGCGCGACCCCGAGCGCCGTGCGCGCCTCGGCGCCGCCGCCCGCGCCCGCGCGCTCGAACTGTTCCCCGTCGAGCAGAACATCGCGGCGTTCCATGGCATTTACCTGGAGATCGTCTCCCACTGCCCGGTCCGGCGCGTCGTCCTCGGCAGGACCGGCGAGCCGCTCCCGTTCGCCAGCCCGGCCGAGGCCCGCGTACCCGGCCGCTGGACCGGGCCCACCGCCCGCGCCGTGGCCCGCCCGGGCCCCGGCCGGACGCCGACCGGCACACCGGCCCGCATCCAGGCCCCCATGACCACGATCAGGGAGGCCGCCCGATGA
- the moeZ gene encoding adenylyltransferase/sulfurtransferase MoeZ yields MSLPPLVEPAPELTVDEVRRYSRHLIIPDVGMDGQKRLKNAKVLCVGAGGLGSPALMYLAAAGVGTLGIVEFDEVDESNLQRQIIHSQSDIGRSKAESARDTVKGINPYVNVVLHEERLEADNVMDIFSQYDLIVDGTDNFATRYLVNDACVLLNKPYVWGSIYRFDGQASVFWSEHGPCYRCLYPEPPPPGMVPSCAEGGVLGVLCASIGSIQVNEAIKLLAGIGEPLVGRLMIYDALEMTYRQVKVRKDPNCAVCGENPTVTELIDYEAFCGVVSEEAQAAAADSTITPKQLKEWIDDGENIEIIDVREPNEYEIVSIPGARLIPKNEFLMGTALEGLPQDKKIVLHCKTGVRSAEVLAVLKSAGFSDAVHVGGGVIGWVNQIEPHKPVY; encoded by the coding sequence GTGTCGTTGCCACCCCTGGTCGAGCCCGCTCCCGAGCTCACCGTAGACGAGGTCCGCAGGTACTCCCGCCACCTGATCATCCCCGACGTGGGGATGGACGGGCAGAAGCGGCTGAAGAACGCCAAGGTGCTCTGTGTGGGCGCGGGCGGCCTGGGTTCGCCGGCGCTGATGTACCTGGCGGCGGCGGGCGTGGGCACGCTCGGCATCGTGGAGTTCGACGAGGTCGACGAGTCGAACCTGCAGCGCCAGATCATCCACAGCCAGTCCGACATCGGCCGCTCCAAGGCCGAGTCCGCGCGTGACACCGTCAAGGGCATCAACCCGTACGTCAACGTGGTCCTTCACGAGGAGCGGCTCGAGGCCGACAACGTGATGGACATCTTCAGCCAGTACGACCTGATCGTCGACGGCACGGACAACTTCGCGACCCGCTACCTGGTCAACGACGCGTGCGTGCTGCTGAACAAGCCGTACGTGTGGGGCTCGATCTACCGGTTCGACGGCCAGGCCTCCGTCTTCTGGTCCGAGCACGGCCCCTGCTACCGCTGCCTCTACCCGGAGCCGCCGCCCCCCGGCATGGTCCCCTCCTGCGCCGAGGGCGGCGTCCTGGGCGTGCTGTGCGCGTCCATCGGCTCCATCCAGGTCAACGAGGCCATCAAGCTCCTCGCGGGCATCGGCGAGCCGCTGGTCGGCCGCCTGATGATCTACGACGCCCTGGAGATGACCTACCGCCAGGTCAAGGTCCGCAAGGACCCGAACTGCGCGGTCTGCGGCGAGAACCCGACCGTCACCGAGCTCATCGACTACGAGGCCTTCTGCGGCGTCGTCTCCGAGGAGGCCCAGGCGGCGGCGGCCGACTCGACGATCACTCCCAAGCAGCTCAAGGAGTGGATCGACGACGGCGAGAACATCGAGATCATCGACGTCCGCGAGCCGAACGAGTACGAGATCGTCTCCATCCCGGGCGCCCGGCTGATCCCGAAGAACGAGTTCCTCATGGGCACCGCCCTGGAGGGCCTGCCGCAGGACAAGAAGATCGTCCTGCACTGCAAGACGGGTGTCCGCAGTGCGGAAGTCCTCGCCGTGCTGAAGTCCGCGGGCTTCTCGGACGCGGTGCACGTCGGCGGCGGCGTGATCGGCTGGGTCAACCAGATCGAACCGCACAAGCCGGTGTACTGA
- a CDS encoding spherulation-specific family 4 protein yields MPYLTSASAGLSSTGTHTGLGVPGCAHPLLAPAEWNELTRPGTPLHWVVLDVADGPGAQPDPHCLEAAGRLRNAGVRVLGHLDAAYGARPPAVLTADAHRFVQWYQVDGFLLDRCPADRAGLPDVRRTTRALRGLRDGAHIVLGHGTHPCPGYAEHADQLVTFSGPWSDYRWSQVAEWTADHPPERFCHFVHGLPRGHLDEALRIARWQGAATIWFTDRTDRAARGFRADPWEGMPGYWDEFVSRIGTGVSE; encoded by the coding sequence ATGCCGTATCTGACCAGCGCCTCAGCGGGCCTTTCGAGCACGGGCACCCACACCGGCCTCGGCGTTCCCGGCTGTGCGCACCCCCTGCTCGCCCCGGCCGAGTGGAACGAACTCACCCGCCCCGGCACCCCCCTGCACTGGGTCGTCCTCGACGTCGCCGACGGCCCCGGCGCCCAGCCCGACCCGCACTGCCTGGAGGCGGCCGGGCGCCTGCGCAACGCGGGCGTCCGCGTCCTGGGCCACCTCGACGCCGCGTACGGCGCCCGGCCCCCAGCCGTCCTGACCGCCGACGCGCACCGCTTCGTGCAGTGGTACCAGGTCGACGGCTTCCTCCTGGACCGCTGCCCCGCCGACCGCGCCGGACTGCCCGACGTGCGCCGCACGACCCGCGCGCTGCGCGGGCTGCGCGACGGCGCCCACATCGTCCTCGGCCACGGGACCCACCCTTGTCCGGGCTACGCCGAGCACGCCGACCAGCTGGTCACCTTCTCCGGGCCGTGGAGCGACTACCGCTGGTCACAGGTCGCCGAGTGGACCGCCGACCACCCGCCCGAGCGCTTCTGCCACTTCGTGCACGGCCTCCCGCGCGGGCACCTCGACGAGGCACTGCGCATCGCCCGCTGGCAGGGCGCGGCGACGATCTGGTTCACCGACCGCACCGACCGGGCCGCGCGCGGCTTCCGCGCCGACCCATGGGAGGGCATGCCCGGCTACTGGGACGAATTCGTCTCGCGGATCGGAACAGGTGTCTCGGAATGA
- a CDS encoding alpha/beta hydrolase, with product MQNPRGLRAAALTATAALLAAVLAGCGGGGGSAHGDPTAQKLDWKNCPAPSASEGGGGSPSPLPHGGTWQCATMQAPLDWSKPRGDTIGIALIRARASGPGKRIGSLIFNFGGPGGSGVSTLPSFGQDYAKLRTRYDLVSFDPRGVGRSAGVECFSDSQLDQYFQQDATPDDAAERTAFLHNTEQFNSACEKNSPRILPHVRTTDAARDMDLMRQVLGDPRLYYFGISYGTELGGVYAHLFPQHVGRAVLDAVVDPTQSPEQASLGQARGFQLALDNFAHDCVSKTTKCPVGDSAQDVENRITTLLKNLDSKPLPGVFPRQLTQSAATNGIAQALYSKDLWGPLTEGLQQAYAGDGRILMLLSDSMNGRSENGEYSDIAAANVAINCSDEKQRYDTAYVEQKLPEFRAASPVFGDFLAWGMLSCSDWAVPGAADHPDVSAPGSAPILVVGNTGDPATPYAGAKKMADALGKGVAVELTYKGQGHGAYESKNKCVQDAVNGYLLDGRVPAAGTVCS from the coding sequence ATGCAGAACCCTCGCGGGCTGCGCGCCGCCGCCCTGACCGCCACCGCCGCCCTGCTGGCCGCCGTGCTGGCGGGCTGCGGTGGGGGCGGTGGTTCCGCACACGGGGATCCGACGGCGCAGAAGCTGGACTGGAAGAACTGCCCGGCCCCGTCCGCGTCGGAAGGGGGCGGCGGATCTCCGTCCCCGCTTCCCCACGGCGGCACGTGGCAGTGCGCGACGATGCAGGCGCCCCTGGACTGGAGCAAGCCCCGGGGGGACACGATCGGCATCGCGCTGATCCGGGCCAGGGCGAGCGGTCCGGGCAAGCGCATCGGCTCACTGATCTTCAACTTCGGCGGCCCGGGCGGTTCCGGCGTCAGCACGCTGCCCTCGTTCGGCCAGGACTACGCCAAGCTGCGCACCCGCTACGACCTGGTGAGCTTCGACCCGCGCGGGGTCGGCCGCAGCGCGGGTGTCGAGTGTTTCAGCGACTCCCAGCTCGACCAGTACTTCCAGCAGGACGCGACGCCCGACGACGCCGCCGAGCGGACCGCGTTCCTGCACAACACCGAGCAGTTCAACTCGGCGTGCGAGAAGAACTCCCCCAGGATCCTCCCGCATGTGCGCACCACCGACGCGGCCCGTGACATGGACCTCATGCGGCAGGTCCTCGGCGACCCCAGGCTGTACTACTTCGGGATCTCCTACGGCACCGAACTCGGGGGCGTGTACGCCCACTTGTTCCCCCAGCACGTGGGGCGCGCCGTCCTGGACGCGGTCGTCGACCCCACGCAGAGCCCCGAGCAGGCCTCCCTCGGCCAGGCCAGGGGATTCCAGCTCGCCCTGGACAACTTCGCGCACGACTGTGTCTCGAAGACCACCAAGTGCCCGGTCGGCGACAGCGCGCAGGATGTCGAGAACCGCATCACCACGCTGCTGAAGAACCTCGACAGCAAGCCGCTCCCGGGCGTGTTCCCCCGCCAGTTGACGCAGTCGGCCGCGACCAACGGCATCGCCCAGGCCCTGTACTCGAAGGACCTGTGGGGGCCCCTCACGGAGGGACTGCAGCAGGCGTACGCCGGTGACGGCAGGATCCTCATGCTGCTGTCCGACTCGATGAACGGCCGCAGCGAGAACGGCGAGTACAGCGACATCGCCGCCGCGAACGTCGCCATCAACTGCTCCGACGAGAAGCAGCGGTACGACACCGCATACGTCGAGCAGAAGCTGCCGGAGTTCCGGGCCGCCTCACCGGTGTTCGGCGACTTCCTGGCCTGGGGGATGCTCAGCTGCAGCGACTGGGCCGTGCCGGGCGCCGCCGACCATCCCGACGTCAGCGCACCCGGTTCGGCGCCGATCCTCGTGGTCGGCAACACCGGTGACCCGGCGACGCCGTACGCGGGCGCGAAGAAGATGGCGGACGCCCTGGGCAAGGGCGTCGCCGTCGAGCTGACGTACAAGGGCCAGGGGCACGGCGCGTACGAGAGCAAGAACAAGTGCGTGCAGGACGCGGTCAACGGCTACCTGCTCGACGGGAGGGTGCCGGCCGCCGGGACGGTCTGCTCGTAG
- a CDS encoding lysylphosphatidylglycerol synthase domain-containing protein, which yields MKQQGVHPDGAEGTSGVSSRPGTAAQGGEDRENSGVRLRKSGRKPVAADRAASPDKADAADKAAKPEKAEKAAKPERKSREDADVTHIDELEGDEPLLPARVHRPSDLMRLLVGLLGIVVLLAIAAFAHGTTSGLEQDINKGTGQAPDLLIRFAGLASSIAILLVPVAFAIERLIKRDGLRIADGVLAAVLAHGVTLATDLWVAKGAPHSIQEALTQPSPGDIHALTDPVHGYLAPVIAYMTAVGMSRRPRWRAVLWMVLMLDAFSMLVTGYTTPFSIILTVLIGWTIAYGTLYAVGSPNVRPTGRTLMAGLRTVGFHPVSAAREEAAETTDTTDRGRRYFVTLEDGPPLDVTVVDREQQAQGFFYRVWRNLTLRGFATRSSLQSLRQALEQEALLAYAAIAAGANAPKLIATSELGPDAVMLVYEHTGGRTLDSLADEEITDELLRHAWQQVQALQSRRIAHRRLAGDAIVVDRSGKVILTDLRGGEIAAGDLLLRMDIAQLVTTLGLRVGAERAVESALEVLGPDAVADCLPMLQPIALTRSTRATLRRLARERAQREREAVLDASRQAKQARLEQAERDAGPVVLEKPDKKAERAEARAEKRAIGEAIEEAREEDLLTQIRHQVLRIRPQAPVEPARLERVRPRTLISFIAGAIGAYFLLTQLTHIEFGPLVANAQWGWVVAAVLFAALSYVAAAMQLLGFVPERVPFLRAVAAQVAGSFVKIVAPAAVGGVALNTRYLQRAGVRPGLAVASVGASQLAGLGCHILMLLSFGYLTGTEKTPSLSPSRTVIAGLLTVAVLVLVVTSVPFLRKFVATRVRSLFAGVVPRMLDVLQRPQKLVTGIGGILLLTFCFVMCLDASVRAFGDGSASLSIASVAVVFLAGNALGSAAPTPGGVGAVEASLTLGLIAVGLPKEVAAPAVLLYRLLTLWLPVLPGWLAFNHLSRKGSL from the coding sequence ATGAAACAGCAGGGTGTGCACCCCGACGGCGCGGAGGGCACCTCTGGGGTCTCGTCGCGCCCAGGCACCGCCGCGCAGGGCGGCGAGGACCGTGAGAACTCCGGCGTCCGGCTCCGGAAGTCCGGCAGGAAGCCCGTCGCGGCCGACAGGGCGGCATCGCCGGACAAGGCGGACGCTGCGGACAAGGCGGCGAAGCCGGAGAAAGCAGAGAAGGCAGCGAAGCCGGAGAGGAAGTCCCGCGAGGACGCCGATGTGACGCACATCGACGAGCTCGAGGGCGACGAACCTCTGCTCCCCGCGCGCGTGCACCGGCCCTCCGACCTGATGCGGCTCCTGGTGGGCCTGCTCGGCATCGTCGTACTGCTGGCGATCGCCGCGTTCGCGCACGGGACCACCTCCGGACTCGAACAGGACATCAACAAGGGCACGGGCCAGGCGCCCGACCTGCTGATCAGGTTCGCGGGACTGGCGTCGAGCATCGCGATCCTGCTGGTTCCGGTCGCCTTCGCGATCGAGCGGCTGATCAAGCGGGACGGGCTGCGGATCGCCGACGGCGTGCTCGCGGCGGTCCTCGCGCACGGGGTGACGCTCGCCACCGACCTGTGGGTCGCCAAGGGCGCCCCCCACTCGATCCAGGAAGCGCTCACCCAGCCCTCCCCCGGCGACATCCACGCGCTGACCGACCCGGTCCACGGCTACCTCGCCCCCGTCATCGCGTACATGACCGCGGTCGGCATGTCCCGCAGGCCGCGCTGGCGCGCGGTGCTGTGGATGGTGTTGATGCTGGACGCCTTCTCCATGCTGGTCACCGGCTACACGACGCCGTTCTCGATCATCCTGACGGTGCTGATCGGCTGGACCATCGCCTACGGCACGCTGTACGCGGTCGGCTCGCCGAACGTGCGTCCCACCGGACGGACCCTGATGGCGGGTCTGCGGACCGTCGGCTTCCACCCGGTGAGCGCGGCCCGCGAGGAGGCGGCGGAGACCACGGACACCACCGACCGGGGCCGGCGCTACTTCGTCACCCTGGAGGACGGACCGCCGCTGGACGTCACGGTCGTCGACCGCGAGCAGCAGGCGCAGGGCTTCTTCTACCGGGTGTGGCGCAACCTCACCCTGCGCGGCTTCGCCACCCGCAGCAGCCTGCAGTCCCTGCGCCAGGCCCTGGAGCAGGAGGCCCTGCTCGCCTACGCGGCCATCGCGGCGGGCGCCAACGCGCCCAAGCTGATCGCGACCTCCGAGCTGGGTCCCGACGCCGTGATGCTGGTCTACGAGCACACCGGCGGGCGCACGCTCGACTCGCTGGCGGACGAGGAGATCACCGACGAGCTGCTGCGCCACGCCTGGCAGCAGGTGCAGGCGCTGCAGTCGCGGCGCATCGCGCACCGCAGGCTGGCGGGTGACGCGATCGTGGTGGATCGTTCCGGCAAGGTGATCCTCACCGATCTGCGCGGCGGCGAGATCGCCGCCGGCGATCTGCTGCTGCGCATGGACATCGCCCAGTTGGTGACGACGCTCGGCCTCAGGGTGGGCGCCGAGCGCGCCGTGGAGTCCGCGCTCGAGGTCCTGGGACCCGACGCGGTCGCGGACTGCCTGCCCATGCTGCAGCCCATCGCGCTGACCCGCTCCACGCGCGCGACCCTGCGCCGGCTGGCCCGGGAACGGGCGCAGCGCGAGCGCGAGGCAGTCCTGGACGCGTCCCGGCAGGCGAAGCAGGCCCGCCTCGAACAGGCCGAGCGGGACGCCGGACCGGTCGTCCTCGAAAAGCCCGACAAGAAGGCCGAGCGTGCCGAGGCGCGGGCCGAGAAGCGGGCCATCGGCGAGGCCATCGAGGAGGCGCGCGAGGAGGATCTGCTCACACAGATCCGTCATCAGGTGCTGCGGATCAGGCCGCAGGCGCCGGTCGAGCCGGCCCGGCTGGAGCGGGTGCGGCCGCGCACGCTGATCAGTTTCATCGCCGGTGCCATCGGCGCGTACTTCCTGCTGACGCAGCTCACGCACATCGAGTTCGGTCCGCTCGTGGCCAACGCCCAGTGGGGCTGGGTCGTGGCGGCCGTGCTGTTCGCGGCGCTCAGCTATGTCGCGGCGGCGATGCAGCTGCTGGGGTTCGTGCCGGAGCGGGTGCCGTTCCTGCGGGCCGTGGCGGCCCAGGTGGCCGGCTCGTTCGTGAAGATCGTGGCACCGGCCGCGGTCGGCGGTGTGGCCCTCAACACGCGGTATCTGCAGCGCGCGGGAGTCCGGCCGGGGCTGGCGGTGGCGAGCGTGGGCGCGTCGCAGCTGGCCGGGCTCGGCTGCCACATCCTGATGCTGCTGTCCTTCGGCTATCTCACCGGCACCGAGAAGACGCCGTCCCTGTCGCCGTCCCGGACGGTCATCGCGGGTCTGCTGACCGTGGCGGTGCTGGTGCTCGTGGTGACCTCGGTTCCGTTCCTGCGGAAGTTCGTGGCCACGCGTGTGCGGTCGCTGTTCGCGGGTGTCGTGCCCCGCATGCTCGATGTGCTGCAGAGACCGCAGAAGCTGGTCACCGGCATCGGCGGCATCCTGCTGCTGACCTTCTGCTTCGTGATGTGTCTGGACGCCTCCGTCCGGGCGTTCGGCGACGGCTCGGCCTCCCTGAGCATCGCCAGCGTCGCCGTCGTCTTCCTCGCCGGCAACGCGCTCGGCTCCGCGGCGCCCACCCCGGGCGGCGTGGGCGCGGTGGAGGCGAGCCTCACGCTCGGCCTGATCGCCGTCGGCCTGCCCAAGGAGGTCGCCGCCCCCGCCGTCCTGCTGTACCGGCTGCTCACGCTGTGGCTGCCGGTACTGCCGGGCTGGCTGGCGTTCAACCACCTCTCGCGGAAGGGCTCCCTGTAG